A window from Vulcanimicrobium alpinum encodes these proteins:
- a CDS encoding CoA-acylating methylmalonate-semialdehyde dehydrogenase codes for MQTATRELGHFINGTAHASASGRWGDVYDPASGEVQARVSLAAVADVDAAVQAARVAFDGWARTAPARRSAVMFAFREALRSNMDRLARIVTAEHGKTFDDARGEVQRGLEVVEFACGIPQLLKGEFSENVGTGIDVKAVRQPLGVCAGITPFNFPAMVPMWMFPVAIACGNTFILKPSEKDPSLALEMAALLAECGLPAGVFNVVNGDKDAVNAILEHPGIDAVSFVGSTPIAQHVYTRAAATGKRVQALGGAKNHLVVMPDADLAQVTDALMGAAYGSAGERCMAISVAVAVGDATADAVIAQLRGRIASLKVSPGMEPGAEMGPLVTGEHLERVRGYVELAAKEGAQIVVDGRDADLPGRGFFLGATLLDRVTASMRVYREEIFGPVLSVVRASSYDEALALVNAHEFGNGVAIFTRDGDTARHFDANVKAGMVGINVPIPVPVAYHSFGGWKRSLFGDTYVHGNEGVRFYTHLKTTTTRWPTGIRAGAEFVMPTMK; via the coding sequence ATGCAAACGGCGACTCGCGAGCTCGGTCATTTCATCAACGGCACCGCGCACGCAAGTGCGAGCGGACGCTGGGGCGACGTGTACGATCCCGCGTCGGGCGAGGTGCAGGCGCGCGTTTCCTTGGCCGCCGTCGCCGACGTCGACGCGGCGGTGCAGGCCGCCCGCGTCGCCTTCGACGGCTGGGCGCGCACCGCGCCGGCGCGCCGCTCCGCGGTGATGTTCGCGTTCCGCGAAGCGCTGCGCAGCAACATGGACCGGCTGGCGCGGATCGTCACCGCCGAACACGGGAAGACGTTCGACGACGCGCGCGGCGAAGTGCAGCGCGGTCTCGAAGTCGTCGAGTTCGCCTGCGGCATCCCGCAGCTGCTCAAGGGCGAGTTCAGCGAAAACGTCGGGACCGGGATCGACGTCAAGGCGGTGCGTCAACCGCTCGGGGTCTGCGCGGGGATCACGCCATTCAACTTTCCGGCGATGGTGCCGATGTGGATGTTTCCGGTCGCGATCGCGTGCGGCAACACGTTCATCCTCAAGCCGAGTGAAAAAGATCCGTCGCTCGCGCTCGAGATGGCCGCACTGCTCGCCGAGTGCGGCCTGCCGGCCGGCGTGTTCAACGTCGTCAACGGCGACAAGGACGCGGTGAACGCGATCCTCGAGCATCCGGGGATCGACGCGGTCAGCTTCGTCGGCTCGACGCCGATCGCGCAGCACGTGTACACCCGCGCCGCCGCGACCGGGAAGCGCGTTCAGGCGCTAGGCGGCGCGAAGAATCACCTCGTCGTGATGCCCGATGCGGATCTCGCTCAGGTGACCGACGCGCTCATGGGTGCGGCGTACGGATCGGCCGGCGAGCGCTGCATGGCGATCTCCGTCGCCGTTGCCGTCGGCGACGCCACCGCCGACGCGGTGATCGCGCAGCTGCGCGGCCGCATCGCGTCGCTCAAGGTTTCGCCCGGCATGGAACCCGGCGCGGAGATGGGGCCGCTGGTGACCGGCGAGCACCTCGAGCGCGTGCGCGGCTACGTCGAACTCGCCGCCAAAGAAGGCGCGCAGATCGTCGTCGACGGCCGCGACGCCGATCTGCCGGGGCGCGGATTCTTCCTCGGCGCGACGCTGCTCGATCGCGTCACCGCGTCGATGCGCGTCTATCGCGAAGAGATCTTCGGGCCGGTGCTCTCCGTTGTGCGCGCGTCGTCGTACGACGAGGCGCTGGCGCTCGTGAACGCGCACGAGTTCGGCAACGGCGTCGCGATCTTCACCCGCGACGGTGACACCGCGCGGCATTTCGACGCGAACGTGAAGGCGGGGATGGTCGGGATCAACGTGCCGATCCCCGTCCCGGTCGCCTATCACAGTTTCGGCGGGTGGAAGCGTTCGCT
- a CDS encoding nuclear transport factor 2 family protein, which yields MRSSLEPVAQLSTGGSVHLSDRHLQSAGEMAYEVGIEYGTFRLAGRAIAAECRVTNVYRREGGAWKIVHHHTDVSPAMVDALRDLTRA from the coding sequence GTGCGGAGTTCCTTGGAACCGGTCGCGCAGCTCTCGACGGGCGGTAGCGTCCACCTGAGCGATCGGCATCTCCAATCGGCGGGTGAGATGGCGTACGAAGTCGGGATCGAGTACGGGACGTTCAGGCTCGCCGGACGCGCGATCGCCGCCGAATGCCGCGTCACGAACGTCTACCGCCGCGAAGGCGGCGCATGGAAAATCGTCCATCACCACACCGACGTCTCGCCCGCGATGGTCGACGCGCTGCGCGACCTGACGAGGGCATAG